Proteins encoded together in one Catellatospora citrea window:
- the ruvC gene encoding crossover junction endodeoxyribonuclease RuvC, whose amino-acid sequence MRQRRVLGVDPGLTRCGVGVVEGVPGRPCVMVDYTVIGSDPDADLADRLLHLDRNLAELIARHQPESVAVERVFSQHNVRTVMGTAQAAAVAVLAAARAGLPVRTYTPSEVKAAVTGSGQADKKQVTTMVTRLLRLDAPPRPADAADALALAICHIWRGGTRDRLSEAIRSAKGRQ is encoded by the coding sequence GTGCGGCAGCGGCGGGTGCTCGGCGTCGATCCGGGGCTGACCCGGTGCGGCGTCGGCGTGGTGGAGGGCGTGCCCGGCCGGCCCTGCGTGATGGTCGACTACACGGTCATCGGATCCGATCCCGACGCCGACCTGGCCGACCGGCTGCTGCACCTCGACCGCAACCTGGCCGAGCTGATCGCGCGCCACCAGCCGGAGAGCGTCGCCGTGGAGCGGGTGTTCAGCCAGCACAACGTGCGCACGGTGATGGGCACCGCGCAGGCGGCCGCGGTCGCCGTGCTGGCGGCCGCGCGCGCCGGGCTGCCGGTGCGCACCTACACTCCCAGCGAGGTCAAGGCCGCCGTGACCGGTTCCGGTCAGGCCGACAAGAAGCAGGTCACCACGATGGTCACCCGGCTGCTGCGGCTGGACGCGCCGCCCCGCCCGGCGGACGCGGCCGACGCGCTGGCGCTGGCCATCTGCCACATCTGGCGCGGTGGCACGCGCGACCGGCTAAGCGAGGCCATCCGTAGCGCGAAGGGCAGGCAGTGA
- a CDS encoding ABC transporter ATP-binding protein — protein MLRIEELSAWYGEAQVLRGVSLEIAAGEVVTLCGRNGAGKTTLLRCVMGLHQGQRGTVELDGRSLTGQPAHRRARAGLGWVPDDRGCYATLTVAETLSLPPVVGPAPWSPAQVYDAFPHLHARRNAPSTTLSGGEQQMLALARVLRMGARLLLCDEPTEGLSPLLVAQVGDILRQAKQHGVAVLLVEQNLHFATTVADRHHLLAEGRVVESLENSEVAAREKDLLAYLGI, from the coding sequence GTGCTGCGCATTGAGGAACTTTCCGCCTGGTACGGCGAGGCGCAGGTGCTGCGCGGGGTGAGCCTGGAGATCGCCGCGGGCGAGGTGGTCACCCTGTGCGGGCGCAACGGCGCGGGCAAGACCACGCTGCTGCGCTGCGTGATGGGCCTGCACCAGGGCCAGCGCGGCACCGTCGAACTGGACGGCCGCTCGCTGACCGGACAGCCCGCCCACCGGCGGGCCCGGGCCGGGCTGGGCTGGGTGCCCGACGACCGCGGCTGCTACGCCACGCTGACCGTCGCCGAGACGCTGTCGCTGCCGCCGGTGGTCGGCCCGGCCCCGTGGTCGCCGGCGCAGGTGTACGACGCGTTCCCGCACCTGCACGCCCGGCGCAACGCCCCGTCGACCACGCTGTCCGGCGGCGAGCAGCAGATGCTCGCGCTGGCCCGGGTGCTGCGGATGGGCGCGCGGCTGCTGCTCTGCGACGAGCCCACCGAGGGTCTGAGCCCGCTGCTGGTCGCGCAGGTCGGCGACATCCTGCGCCAGGCCAAGCAGCACGGGGTGGCCGTGCTGCTGGTGGAGCAGAACCTGCACTTCGCCACCACCGTCGCCGACCGCCATCACCTGCTGGCGGAGGGCCGCGTCGTGGAGTCGCTGGAGAACTCCGAGGTCGCCGCGCGCGAGAAGGACCTGCTGGCCTACCTCGGCATCTGA
- a CDS encoding branched-chain amino acid ABC transporter permease, with the protein MVPRWLRWALAGAALLVALWLPNGLYPTVAVDIACWALFAVAVDLLLGYTGLMSFGHAAFWGTSAYATGLAAINWGLPFPLAVLLGALAAVLLAVPVGYLAVKRVGIYFAMVTLAFAQMVYYIANQWRSVTQGENGLQRVPRELFGLDLTDEYYFYYAALPIVAGGLFLVWRAVHSPFGRVLVAIRDNPARARALGYPVHRYKLAAFLLSAFTAGLGGGLFAIGHRFVSLDVLHWTTSGKAVIIVVLGGIGTLWGPVVGAAGVTRLEDWLSFAGFEQIGLVTGAIFVLAVLIFRRGLWGTITHWLRRR; encoded by the coding sequence ATGGTGCCGCGGTGGCTGCGCTGGGCGCTGGCCGGGGCGGCCCTGCTGGTCGCATTGTGGCTGCCCAACGGCCTCTATCCGACGGTCGCCGTCGACATCGCCTGCTGGGCGTTGTTCGCGGTGGCGGTGGACCTGCTGCTCGGATACACCGGGCTGATGTCCTTCGGGCACGCGGCCTTCTGGGGCACCTCGGCCTACGCCACCGGCCTGGCCGCGATCAACTGGGGTCTGCCGTTCCCGCTCGCGGTGCTGCTCGGCGCGCTGGCCGCGGTGCTGCTGGCGGTGCCGGTCGGCTACCTGGCGGTCAAGCGGGTCGGCATCTACTTCGCGATGGTCACCCTCGCGTTCGCGCAGATGGTGTACTACATCGCCAACCAGTGGCGCTCGGTCACCCAGGGCGAGAACGGCCTGCAGCGGGTGCCGCGCGAGCTGTTCGGGCTGGACCTGACCGACGAGTACTACTTCTACTACGCGGCGCTGCCGATCGTGGCGGGCGGGCTGTTCCTGGTCTGGCGCGCGGTGCACTCGCCGTTCGGGCGGGTGCTGGTGGCCATCCGGGACAACCCGGCCCGCGCGCGGGCGCTCGGCTACCCGGTGCACCGGTACAAGCTGGCCGCGTTCCTGCTGTCGGCGTTCACCGCCGGGCTCGGCGGCGGCCTGTTCGCGATCGGCCACCGGTTCGTCTCGCTGGACGTGCTGCACTGGACCACCTCGGGCAAGGCCGTGATCATCGTGGTGCTCGGCGGCATCGGCACGCTGTGGGGCCCGGTCGTCGGCGCGGCCGGCGTGACCCGCCTGGAGGACTGGCTCTCCTTCGCCGGCTTCGAACAGATCGGCCTGGTCACCGGCGCCATCTTCGTCCTGGCGGTCCTCATCTTCCGCCGCGGCCTCTGGGGCACCATCACCCACTGGCTCCGCCGCCGCTGA
- the ruvB gene encoding Holliday junction branch migration DNA helicase RuvB produces MTDSLVSALASPEERDAEASVRPKRLSEFVAQERVREQLEVLLHSALRRGSPPDHILFSGSPGLGKTTLAMIVAAELGGALRMTSGPAIERSGDLAAVLTSLQEGDVLFIDEIHRIAKPAEELLYSAMEDFRVDVMVGKGPGATAIPLDVEPFTLVGATTRAGLLTGPMRDRFGFVGHLEFYSAPELASLLQRSARILGVAATQEGIAEIAGRSRGTPRIANRLLRRVRDYAELRSDGVVNVSSARAALKVYDVDDMGLDRLDKAVLVSLVELFGGGPVGLSTLAVAVGEQPDTVEEVVEPFLVRAGLLARTPRGRVATAAAWRHLGKKPPNGTFGAGAITAPDLFTVDGQPDT; encoded by the coding sequence ATGACCGATTCGCTGGTCAGCGCGCTGGCCTCGCCGGAGGAGCGCGACGCCGAGGCGTCGGTGCGCCCGAAGCGACTGTCGGAGTTCGTCGCCCAGGAACGCGTCCGCGAGCAGCTGGAGGTGCTGCTGCACAGCGCGCTGCGGCGCGGCTCGCCGCCGGACCACATCCTGTTCTCCGGCTCGCCGGGGCTGGGCAAGACCACCCTGGCCATGATCGTCGCGGCGGAGCTGGGCGGGGCGCTGCGGATGACGTCGGGCCCGGCCATCGAGCGTTCCGGCGACCTGGCCGCGGTGCTGACCAGCCTGCAAGAGGGCGACGTGCTGTTCATCGACGAGATCCACCGCATCGCGAAGCCGGCCGAGGAGCTGCTGTACAGCGCGATGGAGGACTTCCGGGTCGACGTGATGGTCGGCAAGGGCCCCGGCGCGACCGCGATCCCGCTGGACGTGGAGCCGTTCACGCTGGTCGGCGCGACCACCCGGGCCGGGCTGCTGACGGGCCCGATGCGCGACCGGTTCGGTTTCGTGGGGCACCTGGAGTTCTACAGCGCGCCGGAGCTGGCCTCACTACTGCAGCGTTCGGCGCGCATCCTCGGGGTGGCGGCGACGCAGGAGGGCATCGCGGAGATCGCCGGGCGGTCCCGGGGCACCCCGCGTATCGCCAACCGCCTGCTGCGCCGCGTGCGCGACTATGCCGAGCTGCGTTCGGACGGGGTGGTCAACGTGTCCTCGGCGCGCGCCGCGCTGAAGGTGTACGACGTCGACGACATGGGGCTGGACCGGCTGGACAAGGCGGTGCTGGTGTCGCTGGTCGAGCTGTTCGGCGGGGGACCGGTGGGGCTGTCCACGCTGGCCGTGGCGGTGGGAGAGCAGCCGGACACGGTCGAGGAGGTCGTCGAGCCGTTCCTGGTGCGGGCGGGCCTGCTGGCGCGTACGCCGAGGGGCCGGGTCGCGACGGCCGCCGCGTGGCGTCATCTCGGTAAAAAACCACCAAATGGTACTTTTGGTGCCGGTGCTATCACGGCACCCGACTTGTTCACCGTCGACGGCCAGCCGGACACGTAA
- a CDS encoding MFS transporter, whose protein sequence is MDSAANTGHPRRWAILGVLVISLLVVVLDNTVLNVAMRTLADPVHGLGATQSQLEWAINSYTLVFAGLLFSFGVLGDRWGRKRFLLIGLVLFGIASVLSAYAQDPGQLIAARAFMGVGGAAIMPVTLSIISNVFDPRERGKAIGIWAGSVGLAVAIGPLLGGFLLEHFWWGSVFMINVPIILFGLVAVAFLVPESRDPQPGRIDLVGVVLSVVGLVALVYGIVDGGEHGFGRPEVWASLVGGALVLAAFVWWESRTTHPSLDVKLFRDARFSASVASIGLLFFASMGSFFFVGFYLQLVRDYSPMQSGALLVPFAVGQMVFAPLSTNLVKRFGVRSVSAAGILVAGVTFAVLATLQVDTPIWIVVVNFFFMGAGMANVMPPATNTIMSVLPREKAGVGSAVSNTVRQVAVAMGVAVLGSVVAGVYRGEIEPATAALPGPIRDIANESVAGAYGVAGNLGPAGAPLVTAANDAFVHAMHWAALGSTLVALIAVAVVLRWMPKKLAQGAAGPGGAPGAGGPAVPAGVPVNRSVPAAEGDGDDVQRPSRLSTVG, encoded by the coding sequence GTGGACTCTGCTGCCAACACCGGGCACCCGAGGCGCTGGGCGATTCTCGGCGTGCTGGTGATCAGCCTGCTCGTGGTCGTGCTCGACAACACCGTGCTCAACGTGGCGATGCGTACGCTCGCCGACCCCGTCCACGGCCTGGGTGCGACCCAGAGCCAGCTGGAGTGGGCCATCAACTCGTACACCCTGGTCTTCGCCGGGCTGCTGTTCAGCTTCGGCGTGCTCGGCGACCGCTGGGGGCGCAAGCGCTTCCTGCTCATCGGCCTGGTGCTGTTCGGCATCGCGTCCGTGCTGTCGGCCTACGCGCAGGACCCCGGCCAGCTCATCGCGGCCCGCGCCTTCATGGGCGTCGGCGGTGCGGCGATCATGCCGGTGACGCTCTCGATCATCTCCAACGTCTTCGACCCCCGCGAGCGCGGCAAGGCGATCGGCATCTGGGCCGGCTCGGTGGGCCTCGCGGTCGCCATCGGCCCGCTGCTCGGCGGCTTCCTGCTGGAGCACTTCTGGTGGGGCTCCGTATTCATGATCAACGTGCCGATCATCCTGTTCGGCCTGGTCGCGGTCGCGTTCCTGGTGCCCGAGTCGCGTGACCCCCAGCCGGGCCGCATCGACCTGGTCGGCGTGGTGCTGTCCGTGGTCGGCCTGGTCGCGCTGGTGTACGGCATCGTCGACGGCGGCGAGCACGGCTTCGGCCGGCCCGAGGTCTGGGCCTCGCTGGTCGGCGGCGCGCTGGTGCTGGCGGCGTTCGTCTGGTGGGAGTCGCGCACCACGCACCCCTCGCTGGACGTGAAGCTGTTCCGCGACGCCCGGTTCTCGGCCTCGGTGGCCAGCATCGGCCTGCTGTTCTTCGCCTCCATGGGCTCGTTCTTCTTCGTCGGCTTCTACCTGCAGCTGGTGCGGGACTACTCGCCGATGCAGAGCGGCGCGCTGCTGGTGCCGTTCGCCGTCGGCCAGATGGTGTTCGCGCCGCTGAGCACGAACCTGGTCAAGCGGTTCGGCGTGCGCAGCGTGTCGGCCGCGGGCATCCTGGTGGCCGGGGTCACCTTCGCGGTGCTGGCCACCCTGCAGGTGGACACCCCGATCTGGATCGTGGTGGTGAACTTCTTCTTCATGGGCGCCGGCATGGCCAACGTGATGCCGCCCGCCACCAACACGATCATGTCGGTGCTGCCGCGGGAGAAGGCCGGCGTCGGTTCGGCCGTGTCGAACACGGTCCGGCAGGTCGCCGTGGCCATGGGCGTGGCCGTGCTCGGCTCGGTCGTGGCCGGGGTCTACCGGGGCGAGATCGAGCCCGCGACGGCGGCGCTGCCCGGGCCGATCCGCGACATCGCCAACGAGTCCGTCGCCGGGGCGTACGGCGTGGCCGGCAACCTCGGCCCGGCGGGCGCGCCGCTGGTGACCGCGGCAAACGACGCCTTCGTGCACGCCATGCACTGGGCGGCGCTCGGCTCCACGCTGGTGGCGCTGATCGCGGTCGCGGTGGTGCTGCGCTGGATGCCCAAGAAGCTGGCCCAGGGCGCGGCTGGTCCGGGTGGAGCGCCGGGCGCCGGTGGTCCCGCGGTCCCGGCCGGGGTCCCGGTGAACCGCTCGGTTCCCGCCGCCGAGGGTGACGGGGACGACGTACAGCGGCCGTCCCGGTTGTCCACGGTCGGGTAA
- the yajC gene encoding preprotein translocase subunit YajC, with protein MGGNSGSALPTIIMFALLFGLMYFMFIRPQAKRRKEAESMQKSLGAGDKVITIGGLYGTVVSTDDESITLEISPGVTARYARAAVGRVTEQVTVPTEHVVDNPVKEEK; from the coding sequence GTGGGCGGTAATTCCGGCAGCGCGTTGCCGACGATCATCATGTTCGCCCTGCTCTTCGGCTTGATGTACTTCATGTTCATCCGGCCGCAGGCAAAGCGTCGCAAGGAGGCCGAGTCGATGCAGAAGTCGCTCGGTGCCGGCGACAAGGTGATCACCATTGGCGGCCTGTACGGCACGGTGGTCTCGACGGACGATGAGAGCATCACCCTCGAGATCTCGCCCGGCGTGACCGCCCGCTACGCGCGCGCGGCCGTGGGCCGGGTGACCGAGCAGGTCACCGTGCCGACCGAGCACGTGGTGGACAACCCCGTCAAGGAAGAAAAGTAA
- a CDS encoding alpha/beta fold hydrolase, with amino-acid sequence MRRLALLAAAAAVALAGCSGGDPVPAPSPTGLNAGATCGLPAGARQTRFGDHGADLGGVILGSGKTGIVLAHQNGGDVCQWLPYAFELAGKGYRVLMFDFGGFGVSTRGELDTPQQVAAAAAALRADGATSIVLIGASMGGTAVLAAAPTLTPAPVAVVALSAPVLFGADASAAAPKLTMPVLYAAGEFESSFADSARELYGLTPKTTVKELLIVPTDWHGVLLVSLGGPAATDTVRAKLAEFLQAHAPV; translated from the coding sequence ATGCGAAGACTGGCCCTGCTCGCCGCCGCCGCTGCCGTCGCCCTGGCCGGGTGCTCGGGCGGCGACCCGGTGCCGGCCCCGAGCCCGACCGGCCTGAACGCGGGCGCGACCTGCGGGCTGCCGGCCGGGGCACGGCAGACCCGGTTCGGCGACCACGGGGCCGACCTGGGCGGGGTCATCCTCGGCAGCGGCAAGACCGGGATCGTGCTGGCCCACCAGAACGGCGGCGACGTCTGCCAGTGGCTCCCGTACGCGTTCGAGCTGGCCGGCAAGGGTTACCGGGTGCTCATGTTCGACTTCGGCGGGTTCGGGGTGTCCACGCGCGGCGAGCTGGACACCCCGCAGCAGGTCGCGGCGGCCGCGGCCGCGCTGCGCGCGGACGGCGCGACCAGCATCGTGCTGATCGGCGCGTCGATGGGCGGCACCGCGGTGCTGGCCGCCGCGCCGACGCTGACTCCCGCGCCGGTCGCCGTGGTGGCGCTGTCCGCCCCGGTGCTGTTCGGCGCGGACGCGTCGGCGGCCGCGCCGAAGCTGACCATGCCCGTGCTGTACGCGGCGGGCGAGTTCGAGAGCAGCTTCGCCGACAGCGCCCGCGAGCTGTACGGCCTGACCCCGAAGACGACCGTCAAAGAGCTGCTGATCGTGCCGACCGACTGGCACGGGGTGCTCCTGGTGTCGCTCGGCGGCCCGGCCGCGACGGACACCGTACGGGCCAAGCTGGCCGAGTTCCTCCAGGCGCACGCGCCGGTCTGA
- the ruvA gene encoding Holliday junction branch migration protein RuvA, with product MIASVAGTVASIGADAAVVEVGGVGLRLLCAPGTLAALRVGQQARLSATLIVREDSLTLFGFPDDDEKQLFELLLTASGVGPKLAQAALSVHTPDVLRAALSHGDVSTLTQVPGIGKKGAERMVLELRDKVGPVAAVPAQGGRPQAWTEQVRQGLVGLGWSQAQADQAVTAVAETIDGPTPPVPVLLKQAIRLLGKTR from the coding sequence ATGATCGCGAGTGTGGCGGGGACCGTCGCCTCGATCGGCGCGGACGCGGCCGTGGTCGAGGTCGGCGGGGTGGGCCTGCGCCTGCTCTGCGCGCCGGGCACGCTGGCGGCGCTGCGGGTCGGGCAGCAGGCCCGGCTGTCGGCCACCCTGATCGTGCGCGAGGACTCGCTGACCCTGTTCGGCTTCCCCGACGACGACGAGAAGCAGCTGTTCGAGCTGCTGCTGACGGCGTCCGGGGTGGGCCCGAAGCTGGCCCAGGCCGCGCTGTCCGTGCACACCCCCGACGTGCTGCGCGCCGCGCTCTCGCACGGGGACGTCTCGACGCTGACCCAGGTGCCGGGCATCGGCAAGAAGGGCGCCGAGCGGATGGTCCTGGAGCTGCGCGACAAGGTCGGCCCGGTGGCCGCGGTGCCGGCCCAGGGCGGCCGTCCGCAGGCCTGGACCGAGCAGGTGCGCCAGGGCCTGGTCGGGCTCGGCTGGAGCCAGGCGCAGGCCGACCAGGCGGTCACCGCGGTGGCCGAGACCATCGACGGCCCGACCCCGCCCGTGCCCGTGCTGCTCAAGCAGGCGATCCGGCTGCTGGGCAAGACGCGATGA
- a CDS encoding 3-hydroxybutyrate dehydrogenase, with amino-acid sequence MTTATPPLVRLDLTGRTALVTGAGSGIGRACAARMAQAGAKVLVVDRDAASARLVADEIGGTAVVADLAEPAALDELDPAVDVIVNNAGLQHVAPLQDFDPDRFSYLHQVMLVAPFRLVRRALPHMYAQGWGRIVNISSVHGLRASAFKSAYVSAKHGLEGLSKVIAVEAAPYGVTANCINPAYVRTPLVEGQIADQARSHGIAETEVIERIMLAKAAIKRLIEPAEVAELAAYLCTDAASFITGTSIAMDGGWTAQ; translated from the coding sequence ATGACGACCGCGACGCCGCCACTCGTTCGACTCGACCTCACCGGCCGCACCGCTCTGGTGACCGGCGCCGGCAGCGGCATCGGCCGGGCCTGCGCGGCCCGGATGGCGCAGGCCGGGGCGAAGGTGCTCGTGGTCGACCGGGACGCGGCGTCGGCCCGGCTGGTCGCCGACGAGATCGGCGGCACCGCGGTGGTCGCCGACCTGGCCGAACCGGCCGCCCTCGACGAGCTCGACCCGGCCGTCGACGTGATCGTCAACAACGCGGGCCTGCAGCACGTCGCGCCGCTGCAGGACTTCGACCCCGACCGCTTCAGCTACCTGCACCAGGTCATGCTGGTCGCGCCGTTCCGGCTGGTGCGCCGGGCGCTGCCGCACATGTACGCCCAGGGCTGGGGCCGGATCGTGAACATCTCCTCGGTGCACGGGCTGCGCGCGTCGGCGTTCAAGTCGGCGTACGTGTCGGCCAAGCACGGCCTCGAAGGGCTGTCGAAGGTCATCGCCGTCGAGGCCGCCCCGTACGGCGTCACCGCGAACTGCATCAACCCCGCCTACGTGCGCACCCCGCTGGTCGAGGGCCAGATCGCCGACCAGGCGCGCTCGCACGGCATCGCCGAGACCGAGGTCATCGAGCGGATCATGCTGGCCAAGGCGGCGATCAAGCGCCTGATCGAACCTGCCGAGGTCGCCGAGCTGGCCGCCTACCTGTGCACCGACGCCGCCTCGTTCATCACCGGCACGTCCATCGCCATGGACGGAGGCTGGACAGCCCAGTGA
- a CDS encoding branched-chain amino acid ABC transporter permease has translation MVNFLQHTFNGLVGGAFLALLALGLAVIFGMLRVVNFAHGAIYMLGAFGAYVLLTEVGLSFWWALVVMPGVLALFGMALERLVVARLARLDPLYNFLLTFGLTLILQDAVKSRYGVQSSPYDAPEILSGTLDLGAFDFPAYRVFVLFMAIAVCVGVWWLLSRTRVGMVVRAATERPELSTALGIDVGRWVTPVFGFGIGLAGLAGVLAAPIRAVNPLMGADLIIVVFAVVVIGGLGSIFGSVAAGFAIGLVQAWVQALGEHWALLSQVLVFLVMAGVLLWRPAGLFGREEAPA, from the coding sequence ATGGTGAATTTCCTGCAGCACACGTTCAACGGCCTGGTCGGCGGTGCATTCCTGGCGCTGCTGGCGCTCGGCCTCGCGGTCATCTTCGGCATGCTCCGCGTCGTCAACTTCGCCCACGGCGCGATCTACATGCTCGGCGCGTTCGGGGCGTACGTCCTGCTCACCGAGGTCGGCCTGTCGTTCTGGTGGGCGCTGGTCGTCATGCCGGGAGTGCTGGCCCTGTTCGGCATGGCGCTGGAACGGCTGGTGGTCGCCCGGCTGGCCCGCCTCGATCCGCTCTACAACTTCCTGCTCACCTTCGGCCTGACGCTGATCCTGCAGGACGCGGTGAAGTCCCGCTACGGCGTGCAGTCCAGCCCGTACGACGCCCCGGAGATCCTGTCCGGCACGCTCGACCTCGGCGCCTTCGACTTCCCCGCGTACCGCGTGTTCGTGCTGTTCATGGCCATCGCGGTCTGCGTCGGCGTGTGGTGGCTGCTCAGCCGGACCCGGGTCGGCATGGTGGTGCGGGCGGCCACCGAGCGTCCCGAGCTGAGCACCGCGCTCGGCATCGACGTGGGCCGGTGGGTGACACCGGTGTTCGGGTTCGGCATCGGCCTGGCGGGGCTGGCCGGCGTGCTGGCCGCGCCGATCCGGGCGGTGAACCCGCTGATGGGCGCGGACCTGATCATCGTGGTCTTCGCGGTGGTGGTGATCGGCGGCCTGGGCTCGATCTTCGGCTCGGTGGCCGCCGGCTTCGCGATCGGCCTGGTGCAGGCCTGGGTGCAGGCCCTGGGCGAGCACTGGGCGCTGCTGTCGCAGGTGCTGGTCTTCCTGGTGATGGCCGGCGTGCTGCTGTGGCGCCCGGCCGGCCTGTTCGGACGAGAGGAGGCCCCGGCATGA
- a CDS encoding TetR/AcrR family transcriptional regulator → MTELAELPATPGAARTQGRPRSSRAHEAILEAVLDLIEEGTTVEALSMEAIAARAGVGKATIYRRWAGKDELLLETLVKLKGPPTQPLGDSVRADLIRLLSVVGQKDQRAVRVMPCLMPEVSRSPEAYRIWQEAITEPRREVMREVLRRGVATGELRADLDIEVVVSMLISPLLLHRMVRWNPRLDEVDDLVEQIVDVVLQGVAA, encoded by the coding sequence ATGACTGAGCTCGCTGAACTGCCGGCGACGCCGGGAGCTGCGCGGACGCAGGGGCGTCCGCGCAGCTCCCGTGCGCATGAGGCGATCCTGGAGGCGGTCCTCGACCTGATCGAGGAGGGCACCACCGTCGAGGCGCTGAGCATGGAGGCGATCGCGGCCCGCGCCGGCGTGGGCAAGGCGACCATCTACCGGCGCTGGGCGGGCAAGGACGAGCTGCTGCTCGAGACGCTGGTCAAGCTCAAGGGCCCGCCGACGCAGCCGCTGGGCGACTCGGTGCGCGCCGACCTGATCCGCCTGCTCAGCGTGGTGGGCCAGAAGGACCAGCGGGCCGTGCGGGTGATGCCCTGCCTGATGCCGGAGGTGTCCCGCAGCCCGGAGGCATACCGGATCTGGCAGGAGGCGATCACCGAGCCGCGCCGCGAGGTGATGCGCGAGGTGCTGCGCCGCGGTGTCGCCACCGGGGAGCTGCGCGCCGACCTCGACATCGAGGTAGTGGTGTCGATGCTGATCAGCCCGCTGCTGCTGCACCGCATGGTGCGCTGGAACCCCCGCCTCGACGAGGTCGACGACCTCGTCGAGCAGATCGTCGACGTGGTCCTGCAGGGCGTCGCCGCCTGA
- a CDS encoding ABC transporter substrate-binding protein → MRTKALFVMFCSTTLLVTACGGGGPQSTAAGGGLSDGKVVFGVLNDQSGAYSQLSGKNSIKAVELAIADYQEKYGDKAVVKEFGVETADHQNKPDVANAKAAELYDRKAVDVILDVPTSSAALKVADVAKEKKKLYFNISAATTDLTGKSCNKYTFHYAYDTYMLANGTGRNTTEEGKKNWYIVYPDYAFGQDMEKSFSAAVEAAGGKIVGRDAAPFPNTSGDFSTYLLKAPTLTPKPDVLGTMQAGAELVALVKQYNEFKLRDKGVGLAVGLMFLTDIHSLTPAALAGTTYTDAWYWNYDLTNRTFADRFQKAAGVRPTFAHAANYSAALQYLEAVQAAGTDGSDAVVKQLEGKTVNDLFLRNGKIRAEDHRVVHDAYLAQVKAPAEVAEEWDYVKILRTIPAAEAFRTPSPDCHLS, encoded by the coding sequence ATGCGTACCAAAGCGTTATTTGTCATGTTCTGTTCCACCACCCTGCTGGTCACGGCCTGCGGCGGGGGCGGCCCGCAGTCGACTGCCGCCGGTGGCGGGCTGTCCGACGGCAAGGTCGTGTTCGGCGTGCTCAACGACCAGTCCGGCGCCTACTCGCAGCTGTCCGGCAAGAACTCGATCAAGGCTGTCGAGCTGGCCATCGCCGACTACCAGGAGAAGTACGGCGACAAGGCCGTGGTCAAGGAGTTCGGCGTGGAGACCGCCGACCACCAGAACAAGCCCGACGTGGCCAACGCCAAGGCCGCCGAGCTCTACGACCGCAAGGCCGTCGACGTGATCCTGGACGTGCCGACCTCGTCGGCCGCGCTGAAGGTCGCCGACGTGGCCAAGGAGAAGAAGAAGCTCTACTTCAACATCTCCGCGGCGACCACCGACCTGACCGGCAAGTCCTGCAACAAGTACACGTTCCACTACGCCTACGACACGTACATGCTGGCCAACGGCACCGGCCGCAACACGACGGAGGAAGGGAAGAAGAACTGGTACATCGTGTACCCGGACTACGCGTTCGGCCAGGACATGGAGAAGAGCTTCTCCGCGGCGGTCGAGGCGGCGGGCGGCAAGATCGTCGGCCGGGACGCGGCTCCGTTCCCGAACACCAGCGGTGACTTCTCGACGTACCTGCTCAAGGCCCCGACCCTGACCCCGAAGCCGGACGTGCTGGGCACCATGCAGGCCGGCGCGGAGCTGGTCGCGCTGGTCAAGCAGTACAACGAGTTCAAGCTGCGGGACAAGGGCGTCGGTCTGGCGGTCGGCCTGATGTTCCTCACCGACATCCACTCGCTGACCCCGGCGGCGCTCGCCGGCACCACCTACACCGACGCCTGGTACTGGAACTACGACCTGACCAACCGCACCTTCGCCGACCGGTTCCAGAAGGCCGCCGGGGTCCGCCCGACCTTCGCCCACGCCGCCAACTACTCCGCGGCGCTGCAGTACCTGGAGGCCGTGCAGGCCGCCGGCACCGACGGCTCGGACGCCGTGGTCAAGCAGCTCGAAGGCAAGACCGTCAACGACCTGTTCCTGCGCAACGGCAAGATCCGCGCCGAGGACCACCGCGTGGTGCACGACGCGTACCTCGCCCAGGTCAAGGCTCCCGCCGAGGTCGCCGAGGAGTGGGACTACGTGAAGATCCTCCGCACCATCCCCGCCGCCGAGGCCTTCCGCACCCCCAGCCCCGACTGCCACCTCTCCTGA